Genomic segment of Terriglobales bacterium:
CCCGGGCACTGGCGGCAGTCCGGTTCCGACTAGCGGTACTCCGAAGGGAACCTTGCTGTATGACGCCGTCTACCTTGCCGCACGCGAGAAGCTGTCTACAGAAGTGGGGCGCAAGGCCATGATCCTGCTCACCGACGGAGCGGACCAGGGCAGCCAGATGAATATGAAGGCTGCCGTGGAAGCGGCGCAAAAGGCCGATACGATCGTGTACGTGCTATTGATCGCAGATCGCGGTTTTTACGGTGGCGCCTACTATGGTGAAGGCGAGATGAAGAAGATGGCGCAGGAGACGGGCGGCCGGGTGATCGATGTCGGTAACAAGATAGAGAAGCTGCGGGAAGCATTCGACCAGATCGCTGCTGAACTACGGTCACAGTACAGCATCGGGTATACCCCGACAAACACCGTGCGCGACGGCAGTTTCCGCAAAATCGAGATTAAGACCGTAGGCAAAGACCTAAAGGTGCAAGCCCGGAAAGGCTATTACGCAGCGAGCGCCCGCTCGGGCGATTAGTCAGTCGTGTTCACACTGAACACGGGCCTGTGACGACCATCACGGCCTCTTGCGTCATTAAGATATTTCCTGTGACCCATCACGCCCGTGAAGAACGGGTGCCCGAGAGGTCACATTGTGGCCAGACTGAAAGATGCCGAACACCTGCTGAGATTGGCAGCCGTCTTTCTCGCTGGATTTCTTCTGTTCCTCCTTCTGCGCTCCCAACTCGTCCCCAAATCATTCGGACAGTATGGACATTATCGCGGTAACGCTCTGGCTGAGAATGCTTCCAAGGCGGTGAAGTACGCAGGTCACAAGGCATGCGAAGACT
This window contains:
- a CDS encoding VWA domain-containing protein, whose protein sequence is MLFSTRAGWNIWAGVMLLLSFPLIGTAQEPQQDSQENLPTFTANVNVVNLFFNVKDKKGALIPNLTKDSFEVYEDGKPQNIKYFSAETNQPLTLGLLIDTSVSQERVLPMEKEVGAAFLRDVLRPKDLAFVISFDVNVDLLHDYTNEARVLRDALESAKINSGGGFVSLPGTGGSPVPTSGTPKGTLLYDAVYLAAREKLSTEVGRKAMILLTDGADQGSQMNMKAAVEAAQKADTIVYVLLIADRGFYGGAYYGEGEMKKMAQETGGRVIDVGNKIEKLREAFDQIAAELRSQYSIGYTPTNTVRDGSFRKIEIKTVGKDLKVQARKGYYAASARSGD